Genomic window (Daucus carota subsp. sativus chromosome 5, DH1 v3.0, whole genome shotgun sequence):
AGTCAtctctaaaaaattaaaatccattTAAAACTATCAAATTTTAGATCCATCTAGGGGACTCCTAGTTAAacacttatgttgtgtttggttggggagaatggaatggaatggaatggaatgaataaaaaatacttgaaactaatagagataggaagaaagttttgaaaaaaattgaaagagtgcaaaattgctatgatgagatttgagaaaaatTGAGGAGGAGAGAGAAtgaagcattccatctcaaatggaagaGGTGATATCTAAGCATATGATGTAGGGAATGGAGGATGAaatgaaatttcttgaaaatcacccataatatagttcatttttcattccattccttccggaatcattcaccccaaccaaacacaacattagattAGGAACTTCAAATATGGATCCTCAAATGGCCGGGCTCATGTCCTGAGATTTGATAGTCCGCGGGTGGACGTTTATAGAGCACTCAATCtttcttaattaattacaaaattagtTGTAAATCATACTTTAGACCTTTATTACATGGGTTTCACTAAAATCATTTACTATTTGGATTTATTTCTGACCTATATTATTTGCCCCCAATTTTGAGTAAGCTTCGTAAAAACTTCCAAAAGTTAAGAGCTCTTTTCATGACCTTTGAAGTTGttctttttaaagaaaatatttatattagaaaTTTAGCTAGTAATTTTGctaattttcataaatatagtGCTCACAggcaataatataatttttctggatttaatttatttcattgAAATTTTCTTTAATCAACTCCGATTTCATAGATTTTATATGAGCCAAAAACAATTTCATAATTTCTCCAAAATttattcaaagtttttcagaaTTTACTCTGATCTTTTTTGgatttatttgtaaaatttcaagataataattaaaataattcaattttttatttttccaaccacatttttatttttcaaaccaCTACTCAACCTCGTTGAGATCGATTTAATATGTGTCAAGTGAGCTCAGGTCGGCCATAGACTTGGACTCAGGTCGACCAAGAGCATCGTTTTTCGTCCAGTTCGAAGATCACTCCAGCTCGAATCATTAACCTGactacaaatttatatttaaattgacatgacctaaaatatttatagtttGACATCCTAACTATACATCTGTTAATAGATTAATAACATTATCAGTTGATCAACTTGACTCTATCAACTGCTAaaagttgaaaaatattatttttgttacaACACCTCGTCATCCGATGATGGGTTGTCTGATcaacatatattacaagatGTTTTTATCaactacaataaaaaaaaaaaaaaaacaagtacaAAACACCAAGTGTTTTGACTTTATCATCAAAATTGATATATTCCTAACAACATTCACTAAGAATACACCGTAACTTTTGGAGCAAGCAAGTAACTCTAATATAATTATTGTGATATCTCTtcttcttcagtcgattctcAAACTAAGCATACTACTTATTCGCAGAAGTAGTGTGGACTTATTTTAGGGTGTGGTTCAAAATATTCATCTAGAATGACGAAAATAATTCAACAGTCAAAAATTGAGAAATTGAGAAGGCTTCATTGAGTACAGGCTAAGTTAGAGTGCTCATATACtaaaattaatgtttaaagataCATAGATGCCGTTAAGTAATTGTTTCATCTAAATTCTTAATATGTTAAGTCATGACATtacaaaaatcatattaaatcatttttacataaaaaataatatttaacttttactaattatcaattaatttatattatcgaACAAAACATAATGGTGTGTACATGATAAGTGAGACAGAGAGCAgtgattttttcataaatatccaaatctaaaagaatttttgtagaaaattgtcatttcaaaaaatatttacaaaaatacagaGGTTGCATTTACAACCATATCTGTAACTACTAGCAACCATAATGCGATTTtgagaaaatttattaaaaattatatttatttgcataataagttgcaagtggTTGTAAATGGCGAAAATGAGTAGCCCGTGAAGTCAATACTAATATTACAAAAGCAACTAACTAAAAGCAACCAATTAAAAACAGCTAAAAAGAACTCCAATATTTCAGAAGCCTTCTACTTCTCCATTAACGTCGCATCGCCCCCAATCGTTTGGATCTCCGCCACCGGCTCCGACTTCTCCCCGGTCGTCGTCGAATTGGATGGACTTTAATTTGCGTTTGGATTGATGATAAAGAGGTGATTTGACAGAGTGTGATGCAGGAGACAACTCTGTTATCGCCTCCCTGCTTGCGGAAATAAAGGAATCAGAAGGAGGTTGGATTCATCGATTTCCGAGGGGAGCACGAGGGGAGCCATAAGAGTAAGCTAACAAAGTGTTTGTCGACTCAAACCTTTTCTCTATTGCTTTTGGTCCGTAAGTGTAAATATAAATGCATATGTATGAgtgtttttaaagaaaaatagtatatttgtaATGAAAACGGaatttttacaataaatatGTCAAAAAATAGTATATGTGCTAAATTTCCTAAAATATATTCACATGACTGCCAACAGCTTTCTTATTCAAACAGAGATTAATCAAATGAATGAAATTCATAAGGTATAAGAAGTTATCCGGATATAAGGTTTCGGTTGCGTTTGCCGgaacaaaatgaatgaaaaattCAAAGAGTTTTTGTGTAGAAAGAAGAAGATAAGAGAAATCAAATATAAACGAGTCCAAATTTTCTATGATGAAGATTACAGTGACATATGATGAAAAAGTGGAATGAATATtcttacaaaaaaatatatgattaagatttttagttcaaataatttgaaattgaatgactgaatgaaaattatatatattatattgtccCGTCAACCCCCAATTTATAGTACGAATTTCATTCCATTTTTCTCCCATTTGATTTCATGCAAGTAAACACAGCATTAGAATGTTCTTAAGTTAAAAGAATGTCCTACAGTTTTGATACGAGTCACCAAGTATGAATTCATGTACTATTATTTCGGGATTTGGATGCTATCAAAATATTCGTTCCTAGAAAAATTGACACGGTTAATATGCAGGCGACTGAAGTAACATGGTTGTCCCTCTTGGGTGAATTGCAAATGAGATTTATTGTTATGTAAGTTTATTCGTCTCATGGGAGAATAAAAGTGCAAAGTTTTGGCAACAAGGAGGGAAAGATAGAAATTTTGGTCACAGAGATGCTCAAAATGACTGTCATCAGCTCGGTGTTACTGGAATGTGGTAGAATATAGAAAGTACGCAAGGTGTGTGTATATGGAACTGCTAAGGAGACCAGTTGCTAGTTGGGTAGGGGATGAGAGTGGTTGCAAAAGACTCTAGAGGGGCAACTCCCTTTTTGCAGCAAATAGACAAGTTCTCTCTGCAGCCTCCTGAAATAGCAGAATGCAAGGCCATTGGCCATTGCTAAGTGCTATAGCAGGTTAGCTGCTTAACTAGACCGTACAACCTGATATGAATACTGTGTGTCCAAATCAGACACTCCAATTATTATTTCCACCCTCTACCTCATTGCTCCCACCtaatatttattacttgaacATGTGCTTGATGCTAGAATAATACCATTTGGAAATGGAACAGTGCTCCCACCCAGATATTTATTCAAATGCAATCTCTAATACTCTGTCCATGCCTAAATGGAAACAGTTGTTTGGGCttctaataaaaatgaaatcacaATTGTAACAAGCAAGACTAACCTATTCTTTTTTTACTAGTCTtcctatatatattattttaaaatataaatagacatAGTCATAACGATCAATCTCTTCATTTAAGATTAACATTTCACTCCCAACTAATGTATATCCTGCTGGAAGTCCTGCTCATTGAGAAAGGTACATCTCTAATTACTAAATGAGGGATATagaagaaataatatatatagtaggATATGCATCTAATGTATATCCTACTGAAAGTCCTGCCCATTTATGAGCACTGTAGAAAAATCTACTTACCCGCACTCAGTTCATTAATCAAAACTTAAAGATCCTACAAGTAACAGTTATACTTCCTCAGCTTCAGATTACTTGCCTAGTCTTGATTTTTGCAGTCAATTTGACTACAAATTTGACTTGAATTCATATATATTACTCCCAGTTCTTTTACATTACTTTAACGCATTTAAGatccatataaaatataattttattgcttatttttaaaattttctttttataaaatattaaatttttattaagaaaaaaagtttaaaataaactatgaaactacattttataagagtcttaataTATATGTCAAGCCCCCGTCCCCTAATTTAGACTACACCAAAAAGTAAAAACATGACAGATACATTTGAAATGCAGGGAGTATCTTACACACACAAAATTACATATACTCTGAGGTGTGGAATTCAAGGAAAAGATACACATACCCACCTAAGAATCATGAGCAACACAAATATGGCACCCCTAAAACTGAAATTTCTAAGACAAAGCAATACATTCAACACTAGAACAGAGCTTGAGAAGATAATGGAAATTTCACTGATGACAAGAGAACCACAGCAGAGGAATATGGCAGCATAAAActgatatttgtaaaataacaaCAGAACCATTACTTTAAGTTCAACAACGGTACTATGATTAACAAAACAAAGCCATATTAAACAGATCCACTGGAAATTACATCTACATCATTATCAAGTTCTCTATGATAGTTTATCAGCACATTTAATCCATGACTCAAAATGGATGAAGCTTAAATGTGTcctgaaatgatataaattgGAAGTAGATGAAAATTCATATTCCAAAACCAAAGACAGCACGTATCTTGTTGAAGATCAAATCTTTCCATCCTCTTTCAGTGTTCTCCACCACAGTTGAATTTCCATATCTGCAGTACCAAACAAAGGCagaaaataaatatcaataatGTCAGAAACGacaaacaaaacaagaaaattattACTAATAGAAAGATCAACCTGTCCTCCTCCGGAACATCAGTTTGGGTCAAGCTGACAACTGTAGTCCCAGGCTCAGGCTCCTCCAAAGTAAGTCTCACCTGCAACAACCATTTTAACATTATCAAAcatacaattttattataacttagcaatttctaattttataataacTTAGCAATTTCTACCCTAACTTAACATTATCAAAcatacaattttattataacttagcaatttctaattttataataacTTAGCAATTTCTACCCTAACTTATTTATACTACAAGTTCACCATTGAACAATGAGAGGCAACTTTACAAGTTGCAGGGCAACAAAAACTATTATACTGCTTTCAATATGCAGCAAACATAGACGTTAAGGCCAGTTTTACCATAAAACTATAAATCCAGCCCAAAATaccacaacttgtagctctaaTAGAGAAAACCAGAAATTGTTTAATCGCATCTCTTAATTTATTAGGAGATCCGGATCTCCCAAATGCGAGCATAACTCTCAAACACATAACTGAGAAAAGCATATCATCTATATTCACTCGatacaaaagtaaaactgaTGTTTCATATGCTAATATGGGCCTTCTTTTCCAGATTATGGCATTTTAAATCATCCTTGACATTTAGACATTATATCACAATTCTATATAGATCGATATCATAATTAACACATGATATCATATATCAAAAGTACTCATAACGCTAACATAAGAATCCAAAAGCATATCAATAAATAGTTCAAAAGCAGCTGTACATACCGTAGATTGAAGACCATCAGGCCAGTTTCCGAACCTCCACTTCTGCACAATCAATTTCCCCTCCTGTAACTCCACATTCGTCCCCGTAACAGCCCCATCAAAAATCATAAACTCCCCACCGACCTCCTTACTAATCTTGGCATTACTCTGCGTAAACCCCTTCCACCTATTCTCATCCATCAAAATCTCAAACATATCCTTTGCCCTACAACTAAACTTCTCCGTCATCTTAATACTCTTAAACCCttccttcttcttctccttAACCACCTCCTTCTTCACCGGAGCTGAAACCGCCTCCGCCACCGCCTTCTTCACCTCCCCATTACCCCCCGCACTCCCACTCACCTTCTTCACCTCCAATTCATCTTTCGCCGGCCCCCCTTTCGCCATCGCCCCCACATAAACCCTCACCTTCTCCCACACAACCTCCTTCCCCTTGGCCAAAAACGCATCTTTCAACCTCTTCCCAATCGGCCCCTCGTCTTTCACCACAACCCTAATCTCGGGATCCTCATCAGCATTCTCATCCGAAATATACGGAACCTCGACAACCCCATCAACCACCAAAAGCGACTTGCCATCAGAATCCTTAGCCTCACCTACCCACGAAAGACTCAAGCTAATTTCATACCCAGGAATAATCTTCCCTTTGCGAACATTAATATAAGCCTCACCCTCAACTTTCTCAACCTTGGCGATTCTAATGAACAAGCCCCCTTCACCATCAAGAACAGTGAGATTGGCAAGCAGCTTCGACAACAAATTACGAGACCATTCAAGACAATCAGTTTCGGACCAGTGCCAATTGTGAACATTAGCACCGTCTGGTCGGTCTTCGACGATCCATCTCTTGTCTCCTTCACCGTATTTGGCCATTATATTGTAGATATAGATACAAAATGGGTGGTTGTGTGTATAAATCGGGTGGAAATAAAAAGGGGGAATGGAAGAGTCTAGATCAGAATGCCCTAGCTACAGTTGATGCAAAGTGAGTGAGTCCATCGGAAAGATCTAGAACTCTTAGCTATTTTTTGTTCGGGTACGGGTAATTGGACTTGCTCAGGGCCCAATTAGGGCTTTTTCTTTATCTTATTTTGCTCCCAAATTTAAGTTTTATTCAAAGGTACGAGGTATGTCCAATTGGAATTTTAAggatttatttttcatttatgaaattcaGCTGTCAGCGTGATTTTGAATTCgaaaaataaatgagaattttggttgtttaaaaataattttaaatttttttaaaaatctattaataatcacttagaattttaaaattatgcaTAAAAATTCAATGATATTTAATTGGGATTATCTAAGATCCATGAtgatattcaaaaatattaataattttttctaaacttCATAAAACAATGAATTTTGTAATATTGTTAAGTGTGTTTCTTACAATTTGAAACCTCGTATAGATCTGTATCTCTTTGATCCAAGCTGTCACACTATTATGAAATACTTGTCATACTTTACATAAAACACCCTACAAGTTCAGTGTCGATTATCCACTTACATACAATTTGAAATACTATTACAATAATATGTTCGAAAGTAAAAACTACTATGATAAACATAAGCACCTTGGCCACAAGAACAAACCATCATATctttcgtcttgcaacaacctCACACCATCATATCTTTCGTCCTGCAACGACCTCACGCCTTGCCATTGACCTTACTGTTATATCCTTTCAGATTGTCCTTCTTATTTGTGCCATATTCAGTTTATACtgttttaaaagaaataataattacaaGTATGAGCAATTGAATGCTCAACGAGTCCattaataatatttgaataatcaTAAGATAAATCATAAAAGAATTTAAACAAATTCATCAAATAAGTAGGTTCACTACAATTAAGCACACATAAGAATTCAAAGAGAAAAGAATATCATTTATTGGTCTTTATCCCAACGGTCccactacatggctcgatcacCTCCATTTAGCAGACACCAGCGTATGTCAGCTTCGTAGTCTGATCGCAACCATGGAATGACGCCACGCACACGCCACTCTTTACTAGCACAAGGGATATCGTTTTCAACCCTTAAAGTTGTCTCGTAATAGAAACAATAATTATTTTCATCTCTGCTATGAATGAAAATCATTTGCGTTGACCTCTTTCCCCGAATACAATAAAACTTATTTCTCCTTTAATAGAATCTTCATCTTCCTTCTCAGATGCAAACAATTACATCTTTACAATACCGAATTAAAGTTTCTCAAATTAAGAAGAAATCAAACAATCTGAGTAAGAATATGAATCGAATTAGATATATTGAAACAAATCTTGGCTGGTTTAACATGccaaaaaagaataatatttctCGAAGGAAAATACTGAAATAAAGAAAGATTCGAAAGAAGGGATTCGATGATTAAACAATAACACTTAATGAATGATTGTTGGGTTCTAGGGATGGCATAACTTCTGAACCGACGAATATCCGACCGAATTGATCCGAATGGTTTTTATTGAACCCGATTTTACGCTATGATTATGAGTTtggtttttatttataaaaaccgATTGAATTTGGTTCAGGTTTTTTTTTAGGCCAACCGAACAAAAACCCAACCCGAATCTCCGAACCCGATTCGAATCTAAGCAAACCTAAACTCGACCGAACacgatattataaatttaaggtATACCAttatacaatatacatataatatttatacaaaaatggCCCTTATTGACAAGATATGTGTAGTTAAAGAATAATTGTATTACCATCTTTATTCATCACGTTTTATTTTAAATCAGtcacataaaattttttttacttaaatgCTAGTATctttatacatattataaataagaaatataaaaattgtttaGAAAAATCCAACTTCATTGATACATTCGTCttgttaatatattaatatatttatcgaACTTtacaaatatgaaaagaaattttatggcatttattaatatattattacaataatttttgtttataataatttaatatattattaatatattacgtTTAAATATAATCGAActatataacaaatattatacttacgtaccatttgtgttaaaaattatgaagtacttataaaaaattaagaatagtAACTTTTGTTTGATGACTtgtatttttttcccaaaatttttaatcatttgtaaatttaatttgatTCTAAGTTctatttcagtttttaaaattaatataaaaacacTTATCTTCAACTCACGAAACCCCCTTTACTCTTCATCAAAATTGTGATACCGTGGTCATGTAAATTATACGAGACGGCAAGGTAGCGCAGATTTGCACCCCACCCACCACACAACTTACATTTGACGTCCATTTATTTTAGTTAGTCGTGTTTTTCACCGCCAATGGACCTAGTCATCGAGGTCGTCGTTGAATATGTGTCGTTCTTTTCTCCTcttttctaataaaaaatctgaaatatatAGGCCTCGTATCCTGTATTActgttataataaaaaaatagtagtatgATATAATCTTGTATGCAATTTGAAAAGTACTGACcgtgatttttaaaataaattagaaaatagcGATATTCAATAAATGTCTCTTTATACGACGGTGTGGAGCTAGTAACCTTTCCCCATTTTTCGTTTCGCAAGTCAACAACAATACAATGCCAGCATTTCATTTCCACACTTGAAATATACACAACCATAATAGGCCACAACcccatatatacacacattcgGTGCCTAACCATATTCATAACCCACTCCTCTCATTTTCACAATGTCTGCCATCTCCCTCCTCTCGGCACTTTCCATTCTCTCCCTCCTCCTGCTCACAGGAGAATCGCAAGACTTCACCAAAAGAATACCCAAAAACAGCCTAGGCCTCAAAAAAGAGAAGCTGAGCCACCTCCACTTCTACTTCCACGACATCGTCAGCGGCCGCCACCCCACCGCCGTCCGGGTGGCTTCCGCGGCCATAACCAACACTTCATCCACAGGATTCGGAGCTGTTGTGATGATCGATGATCCTCTCACTGTGGGCCCAGAACCGGGTTCCAAACAAGTGGGAAGAGCGCAGGGAATCTACGCTTCTGCGTCGCTAAGTGAGGCTGGAACATTGTTGATGGTGTTAAACTACGCTTTTACGGAAGGGAAGTATAATGGGAGTACGTTGAGTATATTAGGCCGGAATCCGGTGTTTTCTGCCGTGAGAGAGATGCCGGTGGTCGGAGGAAGTGGGCTTTTCCGGTTTGCACGGGGCTATGCGCAGGCGAGGACTCATTTTTTTGACCTTAAAACTGGGGATGCTGTTGTGGAGTATAATGTCTATGTTTTTCATTACTAACTATACGTGGTTTGTATTGAGTTTAGCTTCAGTTTGAGTTTTGTTTTCTTGCTCACCTTATTATCGGAATACGCAGATGCTTCATTTATTGAGATGAAATTATACATAACATGACCACGCTGGTTggtttttcatatatatatacatgtctaATTAAATTTAGCGTGAAAATTATATTGGCAGAGGTTTCCTCTTAGTGTTGAGAACAAGATTTTTTTGCACTTTTTTTTTGCacttttgaaaattagcttGTGATTTCATACTCTCTATATGGGCTTCCAATACCATCCTGCCGCTCCAAATTATAACTACTCTTGTTAATACAAATGGTTGTCATAAAGCCCATTATTCATGatttaggggtcatttgttaacagGTGAAGGAGAGGAAATGAACTGAATCGTTCATATGCTTGCTATCCAAATTGTTTGTCCATCTTTTTAAAATCTGGACGAGAAAAAAATTGTTCTGGATGACACTGCCATAAATTTTCAACTGAACCATTCCGGATACTATTTACTCACGTCAATACGGACATATGCCCTTGTtgctttatttattaattactttttacatgattaaaataattttgtaatttcataaataataaatttttaataaacattatataattattatgatacacattttatttaataacattatcaattatataatataatataataggtGACGATCACGGTGAATAGAaattaaatacttataaatcaaataatttcattcatttaatgataaatactaatatatttttgaataaaaataatattttaatttaaaaaataactctTCAAGATgatattaacaattaaattaattgaagtctAGAATTGGAAAATGTTATATTCAGAGCaaattttcagttttcaaaGTAAACAAGAATGAAAAGACAAAACTGACCCCGTGCATACACAATAAAGACAAATGAAAAAAACACTATGAGggtaattttgttttttcatgttttttcaactTTGGATTTAAAAATTTGCTCGGAATATAACATTTCTCGTAAAATTTGCCATTCAGAAAGTATTGTATGTTATATATAACAAACAACATAATTCATCTTTCATCCAGATTATATATTCGTCCAGATATTTTTATCATCCAGAAAATAttgttcagatttaacaaataagCCCTTAGACACATTAAAACACATAATTgttgtggcaaaaaaaaaactacataattgtttcatcaaatatattaattaaattttattatatttgacaaATGAAATCAAATACATCATTTCCAACCTGACGCATTTGTCAAATACTAGTTGTGACTCCCACCTTCTCTAAAGTTTATAATCAACATGCATCGTATAtgattataagaaaaatatattaaaatttacaccacttacacatttcaaatatttagtatttctcttttttgtattaataatatttCTCTATTGCAAATGATATCCGTAAATCAGTTAAAAGCATATACAAGTTAAAATGATTAGTCAGTTTAAATAACATATGAACATACTTAAAATTTCTTATAATACAATATCGTCTATTTCAACACTAGATTCCTTTTAATACAATATCGTGTATTTCACCACGATGTcgtacttttttaaaaaaaataaattttttttaatattaatttacatGATCTCTGTTATGAATATAACTAAAATTCCTCTAATACAATATCTTCTATTTCAACGGTAGATTCCGAATCATCTCAATCcattaatcattattttaaataattaataaaagttta
Coding sequences:
- the LOC108223583 gene encoding uncharacterized protein LOC108223583, coding for MAKYGEGDKRWIVEDRPDGANVHNWHWSETDCLEWSRNLLSKLLANLTVLDGEGGLFIRIAKVEKVEGEAYINVRKGKIIPGYEISLSLSWVGEAKDSDGKSLLVVDGVVEVPYISDENADEDPEIRVVVKDEGPIGKRLKDAFLAKGKEVVWEKVRVYVGAMAKGGPAKDELEVKKVSGSAGGNGEVKKAVAEAVSAPVKKEVVKEKKKEGFKSIKMTEKFSCRAKDMFEILMDENRWKGFTQSNAKISKEVGGEFMIFDGAVTGTNVELQEGKLIVQKWRFGNWPDGLQSTVRLTLEEPEPGTTVVSLTQTDVPEEDRYGNSTVVENTERGWKDLIFNKIRAVFGFGI
- the LOC108223584 gene encoding dirigent protein 22, yielding MSAISLLSALSILSLLLLTGESQDFTKRIPKNSLGLKKEKLSHLHFYFHDIVSGRHPTAVRVASAAITNTSSTGFGAVVMIDDPLTVGPEPGSKQVGRAQGIYASASLSEAGTLLMVLNYAFTEGKYNGSTLSILGRNPVFSAVREMPVVGGSGLFRFARGYAQARTHFFDLKTGDAVVEYNVYVFHY